A region of the Streptomyces sp. NBC_00442 genome:
CTGGCCGTCGAGTCGGGGCTGACTCTGGTGGGATTCCTGCGCGGCAGCTCCATGAACGTGTACGCGGGCGACGAGCGCATCGCCCTGCGCTCCGAGGTCTGACCCCGCAGCGCCCGAGCGGCCCGGCCGGCGGGGAGCGCCCCCTGCGCCGGCCGGGTCTTCCACCCCGCGCCGCCCGTACCGTACGGGGGCGGCGCCTCGCTCCCGCAGGGCCTCCGAGCTCCCTTCGACGGCTCAGCGGCGAAGCTCCCGCCGACGGCTCAGCGGGCCCGCCTGCGTGCCTCGGCCGGGGCCGGGATCATCTGGAGGGCCAGCGTGGGCGAGGGTTCGGCCACGCCCGGTCCGCCCTGTTCGGCCCACGCCAGGATGTCGTCCGTCGCGAAGTCGTCGAGGACCCAGCCGACCCAGGCGGCGCGTGCCCCGCGCTGGCGGGCCCGGCCCGAGGGCTGGACCACGATGACGTTGGCCTGGCCGCAGGGGCCGAGGCAGTCGGTGGTCCGGACGGCGATCCGCCCCTCGGACCGGGCGGCCGCCGCCCGCAGCCGGTCGAGCTGGCGGGCATGGTCGGTGCCGGGGGTCTTGCGGGCGTCGCCGCAGCAGCAGCCGCGGCACACGACGAGGGTGCAGGGGCGTGAAGCGGCCGCGGTTATCGTGAACTTGGGCATGCGGTCAGCCGAATCGGAGGGCCGAGGCGGTGACGACCGTCCCGAGGCGGGGAAAGTTGAGAGCGATCGCGGCCCGGTGCTCGTCCTGGGTCAACGCCGCCATGGCGTCCTCCACGAACAGCAGCTCGTAGCCGTGGTCGGCGGCGGCGCGGGCGGTCGACTCGACGCCGAGGTTGGTGGCGATGCCGCCGAACACGAGGGTGTCGATGCCGCGTTCGCGAAGCAGCTCGTGCAGACCGGTCCGGTGGAAGCCGCCGAGGGTGCGCTTCACGACGACCGGGTCGCCGTCGGCCGCGAGGCCCGCGACGATGTCGCTGCCCGGCGGTTGCGCGGCCACGCCGGGCCGTTCGACCCGTATGAGGACGACGGTGGCGCCCGCGGCACGGAAGGATTCCGCCAACTCGCCTGCGGTGGCGAGGACTTGGTCGCCGGAGCGCGGGGCGAGCGGGAGCGCCGTGATGCGGTCCATCAGATCGACGAGGACGAGCGCGGTGCGCGCGGGGTCCAGGGTGGCGGGCTCGCCTTCGAGTGCGGTCATGGCGGCACCGTACCGGCCCCGATGATCTCCGCCTTGAGCCGGGGACCTGTTCAGGCCACGGATGCGCCGGGCGACGGGGTCGGCGCCGGGCCTGCGGGCTTCTGAGCCATGTCGCCGCGGCCCAGGTTGCCAGCAGCCATGTTGCCGCGGCCCATGTCGCCGGCAGCCATGTATGCAGGGGCCATGTCGCCGGCAGCCACGTCTCCAGCGGCCGTGTCGTCACGACCCACGTCTCCAGCGGCCGTGTCCCCTGCGGCCATGTCGTCACGACCCATGTCACCAGCGGCCGTGTCCCCTGCGGCCATGTCGTCACGGCCCACGTCTCCAGCGGCCGTGTCCCCTGCGGCCATGTCGTCACGACCCATGTCACCAGCGGCCGGGGTGGGATCCTGCGGCGGCAGCGGGTCGCGGGCGCGGCGCTTGGCGATCACGGCGCACACCATCAACTGCATCTGGTGGAACAGCATCAGCGGCAGTACCGCAAGGGAGGCCTGGGCACCGAACAGCACGCTGGCCATGGGCAGTCCGGCGGCCAGGCTCTTCTTGGACCCGGCGAACTGGATCGCGATCCGGTCGCCCCGGTCGAAGCCGAGCCGCTTGGCTCCGTACCAGGTCGCCGCGAGCATCGCCGCCAGCAGCACGGCCTCGACCACGAGCAGCGCGGCGAGCCTGCCGACGCCGACCTGGTGCCAGATGCCACGCGCCATGCCCTCGCTGAACGCGCTGTAGACCACCAGGAGGATCGAGCCGCGGTCCACGTACCCGAGCACCTTCTTGTTCCTGACGAGGAACCCGCCGACCCAGCGCCGCAGGAACTGCCCGGCAAGGAACGGCACCAGGAGTTGCAGCACGATCTTGACCAGCGAGTCCGCCGAGAGCGCTCCCCCACCGCTGCCGAGGAGCCCCGCCGCGAGCAGCGGGGTGAACACGATCCCGGCGATGCTGGAGAAGGAGCCCGCACAGATCGCGGCCGGCACGTTGCCCCGGGCGATCGAGGTGAACGCGATCGACGACTGGATCGTCGAGGGCACCAGGCACAGGAAGAGCAGGCCGTTGTAGAGGTCCGGCGTCAACACGGTGGGTACGAGGCCCTTCGCCGCGAGGCCCAGCAGCGGAAACGCCACGAACGTGCAGGCGAGCACGGTGACATGGAGCCGCCAGTGGCGCAGCCCGTCCAGCGCCTCGCGGGTCGAGAGCCGTGCCCCGTACAGGAAGAAGAGGAGTGCGACCGCCCCGGTCGAGGCGCCGCTCGCGGCGGTCGCGGCCGGTCCGGACGCGGGGAGCAGCGCGGCGAGTCCCACCGTGCCGAGCAGCGCCAGGATGTAGGGGTCGACCGGCAACCAGGACGGAAGCTTCGGGGTGCGGCGGCTCATGTGCTCCACTTACATGTTCGGGCGGTACGGGTGTGGCGCGGTGACGCGGCTCGGTGGGGCAGCGCGGTGGCGCGGCGCCAGTGGATTGCGAGCACGGCGCTCCCGGGTCTTCCAGGTCTTCCGGGTCTTCCGCTCGGCCGCGATCGCGACCTCCCGATGGTCCTCCCCCGGCGCGTGATCGGGAATCCCGTACACCACACTCACTGTCATCACGATCCACGATGACCGGGCTACCGTGGACGTCATGTACGACGCGAACCAGCTGCGGACGTTCCTGGCCGTCGCGCAGACGCTGAACTTCACGCAGGCCGCTCGGCGCCTCGGGCTGCGCCAGTCGACCGTGAGCCAGCACGTACGCCGCCTGGAGGACGCGGCGGGGCGGCTGCTGTTCAGCCGGGACACCCATCGTGTGCGGCTGACGGAGGACGGCGAGGCGATGCTCGGCTTCGCCCGGACGATCCTGGCCGCCCACGAGCGGGCCGCCACCTACTTCACCGGGACGCGGCTGCGCGGCCGCCTGAGGTTCGGCGCCTCCGAGGACTTCGTCCTGACGCGCCTGCCGGAGATCCTCCAGTCCTTCCGCCGCGACCATCCCGAGGTCGATCTGGAGCTCACGGTCGAGCTGTCCGGGACCCTGCACCGGCGCCTGGAGGCGGGCCGCCTCGACCTGGTGCTCGCCAAGCGGCGGCCCGGCGACAGTCACGGCGAACTCGTCTGGACGGACGAGCTGTGCTGGATCGGGGCGCCCGACCTGCGTCTCGACGCCGAACGTCCCATTCCGTTGATCCTTTTCCCGCCGCCCGGCATCACCCGGGCCAGGGCGCTCGAAGTCCTGGAGGACCACGGCCGTTCCTGGCGTATCGCCTGTACGAGCGGGAGCCTGAGCGGCCTGATCGCGGCG
Encoded here:
- a CDS encoding (2Fe-2S) ferredoxin domain-containing protein — translated: MPKFTITAAASRPCTLVVCRGCCCGDARKTPGTDHARQLDRLRAAAARSEGRIAVRTTDCLGPCGQANVIVVQPSGRARQRGARAAWVGWVLDDFATDDILAWAEQGGPGVAEPSPTLALQMIPAPAEARRRAR
- a CDS encoding isochorismatase family protein, encoding MTALEGEPATLDPARTALVLVDLMDRITALPLAPRSGDQVLATAGELAESFRAAGATVVLIRVERPGVAAQPPGSDIVAGLAADGDPVVVKRTLGGFHRTGLHELLRERGIDTLVFGGIATNLGVESTARAAADHGYELLFVEDAMAALTQDEHRAAIALNFPRLGTVVTASALRFG
- a CDS encoding LysR family transcriptional regulator: MYDANQLRTFLAVAQTLNFTQAARRLGLRQSTVSQHVRRLEDAAGRLLFSRDTHRVRLTEDGEAMLGFARTILAAHERAATYFTGTRLRGRLRFGASEDFVLTRLPEILQSFRRDHPEVDLELTVELSGTLHRRLEAGRLDLVLAKRRPGDSHGELVWTDELCWIGAPDLRLDAERPIPLILFPPPGITRARALEVLEDHGRSWRIACTSGSLSGLIAAASAGLGVMAHTRGLIPPGLAPLPARCGLPELGGVDFVLLHNRRGSAAQEAAGALASAILAGGDRLHRGHRSG